The nucleotide window ATTGCaccactattttaattttacgtgtTGGAAATGCTTACTAAAATAGTTTACAGGCCAACAAAATATGTGGTAGAAGTTGTATCAGATGGAGACCAATTTGTTTTCAGAAAGATAAGGTTCAAGGGAGGTCACTGTgccctttaattaattttagaaagtaGGCTCATGAAGAATAAAGCCACCTACATAGTATTGTAGTTTACAAGAAAACCTTTGATAATCTGGAGTggaataaagtacataaaattttaacaaaatttggacTTGATGACTTTAaggaaataagaattatttataatctgtaaaaGTATCAGCTAGCTATTACACTAATAGAGAAGTAAGAAAAGGTAATTTCAGATTCAGAAAAGTATGAGAAAAAGGATGTTGTATTTCTGTTGGTTTTCAACTTGTTTGGAGAAGAggcagtaaagaaaaaatttaagaggTGAGTAActgtttaagaagaaaaaattaacattcaatatGCTAAggaacatcaaaattattatattcagttgCAAATTTTGTTTTCACGTCATTACTTAATGTTTaggaatgttattaaatttataacaatgcatGTACACCAATATTGAAGATGTTGTATTCAGGTCATGTGTGTAGAAGAGGATAATCATATCCATTCTACCCAAGACACTGTCAAGGATATGaaagaattgattaaaatttgaatgtCTGCAGAATCTTACGTGGGACACACATTGAAACTTTttaaactccaaaataataactTTTGGCAGAACCTTTCACGGTATATAATCCTTCAAgagatattttatgtttgtaaaattgcATGTGAAACCTGGGAtcgttttataattatactaaccTATTGTTTACGTTATTTCCATTCAATAGTGGGTGCAGATTGTATATGCTGTTGTATAAGTATGTGTTGCTGTAATAGTAAAACtaaatagcatttttatttatatacgtttgTAATCTCTATTTCAGGATGGTAATCAAGATGAAAATAGAACAGCTAATTCAGTGGAAGGATGTGGATCACCTTTTCAGGAAAGGAAATCAAATGGATGTTATCTTCAGAATTcggaaacttttaatttaataaaacagtcaGCAGTAGAAAATACGAACCCAGTCTTTactaaaatggaattaaaagagACACAGATAAGTCATACCAATAGTGATAAGAATTTTACTTGTCCTTATTGTcagaaaaaatttgattgtgtAAGTACTTTTGAAAAGCATAAAGAAATTCATATCGGAGGCTGGCcatttacttgtaaaatatgCCATAAAGGATTTCCTTTTCATCATCTCTTAGAAGCTCATagtacttttcataaaacagaaacatttacATGTGATGCATGTGATAAAAAATGTGTGtctagatataaattaaaagttcataTGAAAGTTCATATTAACCAGTTCAGTTGTAGGATATGTAAACAAATGTTTTCtacaaaagaaagtttaaaaggTCATAAAAGTATCCATAAGAAAAGTGGTATCAAAAAACAAATCCATGTATGCAAAATTTGTTCAGCAACATTTCCAGTGCATTttgaattaaaacttcatttaagaATGCACTCTACAGATTGGCCTTTCTCTTGTGATGTTTGCAAAAAACTTTATAGACAAAAAGGTAGTTTTTTGACTCATGTGTCAAAATGTTTGGGAATGAATCCCTATACTTgtgatatttgcaaaaaaacatttatccGCCAGTGTCATTTTGTTGAACATGTTCAGCAGACTCATAATGGTATTCGACCCTTCAATTGCAGTATTTGCCATAAAAGGTTTAATTCTAAATCTAATCTTGAAATTCACTCACAGGTTCATTCAGCTCGTCTGCCTACAATTTATAAGTGTAGTCTTTGTCAGCAGATTTTTAATTCGACAAGAAAATTAAGAGGCCATAAAATCAGAGAACATTCTCTCTATCGCCCTTATAAGTGTTCTACCTGCAAAAAACTCTTCCTTTTTAAGTCACAGTTGAGTAACCATTCCAAAGAACACAAGGTTAAAGaactataattactttattttcttgttatattttaaaaacaactcatTATATATTTGCTAATCTCTATTctgtcaaaaatatttacagaatttttataagTTCTTTTTGTTGTTATCATCATATTTGAAGGAAATAAATCTTCAGACTTGTTATGATATGTAGATTGTATACTTGGCCTAGTACTACTTGATCGTTTGTTtgatgctgtgaattttttgatTCTGTATCTGATATTAAGCTGGTCATGCAGGGTGTGGACTGCATGCTGGCTGTAAATATAACTTTGtggttacatttacattttatctgATTAGTTTCCTTGGTTAACTAAAGAAAACAGCATTTATTAGTAGAGCTCTTAAAGTTTCataggtaattattttattactcctTGATATTCCTTTTTGAAGTTATGATATactttttatgttaacttttgaagatgttttgtttatgttatacAGTTTTGAAGCTGAATCCACATCTTCAGCTTAGTTACCAAatgataaactaaatttttattattattttttttttgaaacagttacatcattttttcattatgaaaagaCATTGATTTATAGCAATGACCTATAGAGGAATCcctttacattataaatttacaaatcagttagttacatttctctttttttatgcaTACATGATATACATATTTccagtatatctattttttttgcattatgaCCTCGCtgcataagcttaaagcttgtatATAAGAGACGAAGATCTAATTTTGTAgtctatgaaaaatgccatgcctaatcaggatttgaacctaggacctccagatgaaaggctgagatgctaccactccaccattgAGATTGGCAGATAGATAATGAAATtagtaatatcattattaatttctaataatctgTAGATTATGTTTAGTACTTGCTAACTAAACTATTAGTACTAAATAATGTTTAGTATTGATAATGTATTTTATCATGCATTCACTTCATCAATTAGTCTTGAAGgaacgttttttctttcttatttatattatagtgtTCAATTATACATATATCATAGTGTTTCtgatacaattatatatatatatatatatatatgtgtgtgtgtatacatatttacatataaacacgcacatatatttataaagaatgtttTATGTCTGTATGTAACAATGTTGGCTTAAAACTGCAGAGCTGCTGAATCAATTTGAATGATTGTTTTATTAGTGTATTTATTGATCTTTAAGGAAAGTTAAGATATACATTTATGTAGTTGGTTGAGCAGTAAAGTTAAATTGAGAATATTATGttgcataaaaacaattttttaatattataataatattttgagtctGACAATCGTACAAATCGTATCCAGTAAGATGTAGCTGTGTACAAAATTCAGaaaatagaatgatttttttttatattaaaataaaagtttgtaaattttgctaaaaatttatcattctttAAAATCAGATTGTTTATACTTATCAGAAGATatagttttaacataaaaattttcctgatatacttgtttttctttttttttaattcttgatgaATAGATCTGTCATTTGATTACCTAGGATGcacacttaaaagaaaaaaaaaaaattaaatattagattaacTGACCGTTTCTAGTGACAATTTTTAACCGTGAAGTATGTTAAACTGGTCCTTCCCTCATTTTACCAGAATAATTcttgttttatgatttatatgctgaaaatatattttagcaaaaGAGATCTAGGAAggcaagaaaatttataaaaattcctgtatgaaaacttttttttttaattttaattgagagTTCCACTCTAACTTATGTGTGACATACAGATAAGGATTTGGTACATGGAAGATCACTAAACAAAATTCCACTTTGGcaggttttcattttaaaaaggcTTCAAACcagattctttataaatattaaatattgctgcagtttaattagtttattaatgtaaatcatctgttaaaattagagtattcaaaaatattcccatgaactttaataaaatgtaaaagtagcATTTAAATTAGTACAGTAAATAAACTATTAGATTATTCATACATTTATCAGCCAAAGATTTTGATAGCTGCAATCCAAAATCACTGTAGCAGATTTCATCAATAGTGAACTAATTCATGTTATATCTTTGTAAACAGCAATAGCTTAGTTGTCCATTATACTTATACCATTTTGTCAGCCTCACTGACCATTTTTAACTTGATTCCACTCAATAGTGTATTGTTTTGAAGCATTAAAGTAAGCCATTTGGTATTTTGAACTCCCTTCTTCTAACTTTCACACCATTCCAGTGTTTGAGCTACAATTGGCTATAGAATagacatatttaataattcatttattttcaaaccaCTTGCAAATAACATAATTATCTTTGTTATTGCCGgagattattcatttttatactcATTTAATAATCTCTTAGAGATTATTAGATATCTATTTCTTGTTGTGGTATATATATTTGCGTTTTTTTGTACCTTGTTATTTCAAAACTGtagtaaaatactttatttatccTTTGTAAATCCTTTAACTTTTCTACTTGTTAGTTAGTGTTTTGTACTTAATTCCAggcattttattgaaaataaaataggaatctattaaaaataaaattaaaaaacttcaaattaaaacattgtttaaataaaagaaatagtgcttggttaatcacaaaaaaaatgtataaactaaaCATGAGTTGAgagcagtaaaatattaaataaataaaacaagtggCCATCTTTCCTTGATAAAGTATAATTGAATACTGTCATAGTATGCATTTTAATTATGTCAGTATAGCACAAAACAGTGTAACACTAACACAAAATTATGCAGATAGTTGCTGTTCTTTTAGCTCAACAGCAGAACTCAATATGAACATCATTAAAATGTCTTTCAAGTGCAGTCTAATTTACGAGGGGTTTCATCTGTTAAAAGATATGTTTGATCTATAACAATATTT belongs to Lycorma delicatula isolate Av1 chromosome 1, ASM4794821v1, whole genome shotgun sequence and includes:
- the LOC142318103 gene encoding zinc finger and BTB domain-containing protein 41-like isoform X1, with the translated sequence MTDVVNVQAIKQESFSDLTIQSEAVVILLNQADGEGTRLNSDGNQDENRTANSVEGCGSPFQERKSNGCYLQNSETFNLIKQSAVENTNPVFTKMELKETQISHTNSDKNFTCPYCQKKFDCVSTFEKHKEIHIGGWPFTCKICHKGFPFHHLLEAHSTFHKTETFTCDACDKKCVSRYKLKVHMKVHINQFSCRICKQMFSTKESLKGHKSIHKKSGIKKQIHVCKICSATFPVHFELKLHLRMHSTDWPFSCDVCKKLYRQKGSFLTHVSKCLGMNPYTCDICKKTFIRQCHFVEHVQQTHNGIRPFNCSICHKRFNSKSNLEIHSQVHSARLPTIYKCSLCQQIFNSTRKLRGHKIREHSLYRPYKCSTCKKLFLFKSQLSNHSKEHKVKEL
- the LOC142318103 gene encoding zinc finger and BTB domain-containing protein 41-like isoform X2, producing MKNQADGEGTRLNSDGNQDENRTANSVEGCGSPFQERKSNGCYLQNSETFNLIKQSAVENTNPVFTKMELKETQISHTNSDKNFTCPYCQKKFDCVSTFEKHKEIHIGGWPFTCKICHKGFPFHHLLEAHSTFHKTETFTCDACDKKCVSRYKLKVHMKVHINQFSCRICKQMFSTKESLKGHKSIHKKSGIKKQIHVCKICSATFPVHFELKLHLRMHSTDWPFSCDVCKKLYRQKGSFLTHVSKCLGMNPYTCDICKKTFIRQCHFVEHVQQTHNGIRPFNCSICHKRFNSKSNLEIHSQVHSARLPTIYKCSLCQQIFNSTRKLRGHKIREHSLYRPYKCSTCKKLFLFKSQLSNHSKEHKVKEL